In one window of Pelosinus sp. IPA-1 DNA:
- the queG gene encoding tRNA epoxyqueuosine(34) reductase QueG — MKETLREFCKSIGIESMGIAPIGPYVELQQILKERISKGRFTEFEEQELQVRINPQLTMDNVQSIIVCLFPYYPGEKAEANVAKYTYSVDYHKIIRRKLEEVGSFLGKKISGFEYKAYVDNGPLADRYLAYMAGLGFYGLNSHIITDAYGSYVFIGYMLTNYPFETDKPLKRTCMLCGECKKACPGSSILGDSGIDPRTCRSYLTQKKGELTRPEIEVIKKTNLVFGCDSCQEVCPHNAGIALSNIAEFQEDRMEELSYNELVGMSNKEFMRRYGNRAFSWRGRKLLIRNFEYLKEV, encoded by the coding sequence ATGAAAGAGACGTTAAGAGAATTTTGTAAATCAATTGGTATTGAATCTATGGGGATCGCTCCAATCGGACCTTACGTAGAATTACAACAAATTCTAAAGGAAAGAATTTCAAAGGGACGGTTTACGGAATTCGAAGAACAAGAACTACAGGTAAGGATAAATCCTCAGTTAACAATGGATAATGTGCAATCTATTATTGTCTGTTTATTCCCTTATTACCCCGGGGAAAAAGCAGAAGCAAATGTAGCTAAATACACCTATTCCGTTGATTACCATAAGATTATAAGAAGGAAATTAGAGGAAGTTGGTAGTTTCTTAGGAAAAAAAATATCAGGATTTGAATATAAGGCCTATGTTGATAATGGACCACTAGCAGATCGATACCTTGCTTATATGGCGGGCCTTGGTTTCTACGGGTTAAATAGCCATATTATTACTGATGCATATGGTTCCTATGTTTTTATTGGCTATATGCTTACGAATTATCCATTTGAAACAGATAAACCCTTAAAACGGACCTGCATGTTATGTGGCGAGTGTAAAAAAGCATGCCCCGGTTCAAGCATTCTTGGTGATAGTGGAATAGATCCAAGAACTTGCCGCTCTTATTTAACACAAAAAAAAGGCGAGTTGACAAGGCCGGAAATCGAAGTGATCAAAAAAACAAACCTAGTTTTTGGTTGCGATAGCTGCCAGGAGGTTTGTCCGCATAACGCAGGGATTGCTTTGTCAAATATAGCGGAGTTTCAAGAAGATAGAATGGAAGAGCTAAGCTATAATGAATTGGTAGGAATGTCAAATAAAGAATTTATGAGAAGATATGGTAATCGTGCCTTTAGTTGGCGAGGCAGAAAATTACTTATTAGAAATTTTGAGTATTTGAAAGAAGTTTAA